Proteins from one Thioflavicoccus mobilis 8321 genomic window:
- a CDS encoding glycosyltransferase, with protein MKKKICYLAALDLACKRGVVEKVRSTIGALQEAGYAGQAVICEKGGLAGALILRKKLGEIDADLIILRSRGPFGLFLVDGLIRKRLRGTKIVIDIPTPIRNAILEVWGHRKNLVAGLVDILLLLLAHPWCDLPANRVIEYGEEHDWFLIGLRKKAVLVGNGVAVANVPIAHANAWKRSNPLTLIAVSALSFWHGYDRLIRGLGEYQANLAAGAPAVELLLVGDGPERERLEALAASLGLADSVHFLGYRVGEPLYDYYRQAHVAISAIGCHRKGLTVASPLKSREALAMGLPIVYAYKDPDLPDDLAFAQRIPADDSAVDISALVDWYARLRESDFDPRSLREFAARQLDFSRKIWPYTELLKTMA; from the coding sequence ATGAAAAAGAAAATCTGCTATCTCGCGGCGCTCGATTTGGCATGTAAACGCGGTGTTGTCGAAAAGGTCAGATCAACGATCGGGGCACTGCAAGAGGCGGGATATGCCGGTCAAGCTGTCATTTGTGAGAAGGGGGGACTGGCTGGGGCCTTGATCCTTAGGAAGAAACTCGGGGAGATCGATGCTGATTTGATCATCCTTCGAAGCCGTGGTCCCTTTGGCCTATTTCTTGTCGATGGGCTTATTCGAAAGCGATTGCGTGGGACGAAGATCGTCATCGATATTCCAACGCCGATCAGAAACGCAATTCTTGAGGTTTGGGGGCACCGAAAGAATCTCGTGGCGGGGCTCGTCGATATCCTTCTTCTTCTTCTAGCGCATCCATGGTGCGATTTGCCAGCGAACCGGGTGATCGAATACGGCGAAGAGCACGATTGGTTCCTGATCGGTCTGCGCAAAAAGGCCGTTCTCGTAGGTAACGGAGTAGCCGTGGCAAATGTGCCGATAGCTCATGCGAATGCATGGAAACGCTCCAATCCTCTGACATTAATCGCTGTCAGCGCACTGTCTTTTTGGCACGGCTATGATCGCCTGATCCGCGGCCTTGGCGAATACCAGGCCAATCTCGCAGCTGGCGCGCCTGCCGTCGAGCTCCTTCTGGTTGGTGACGGGCCAGAGCGTGAGCGCCTGGAGGCGCTGGCAGCGAGCTTAGGGCTCGCGGATTCGGTGCACTTTCTCGGTTATCGGGTTGGAGAGCCCCTATATGACTACTACCGACAAGCCCATGTTGCTATTTCTGCGATCGGATGTCATCGCAAAGGATTGACTGTTGCCTCTCCCCTCAAATCACGAGAAGCCTTAGCGATGGGTCTGCCGATCGTCTATGCCTACAAGGATCCGGATCTGCCCGATGATCTGGCATTTGCCCAGCGGATTCCTGCCGATGATTCGGCGGTTGATATTTCCGCCCTCGTCGATTGGTATGCAAGGCTTCGAGAGAGTGATTTCGATCCAAGGTCGTTAAGGGAGTTCGCGGCCAGGCAACTCGATTTCTCCAGGAAGATCTGGCCGTACACTGAGCTACTGAAAACGATGGCTTGA
- a CDS encoding IS3 family transposase (programmed frameshift), giving the protein MARYSDEFKEQVVRKMMPPAAQSVAQVHRETGISEPTLYAWRNRFRAEGQVVPADPSNPESWSGENKLAVVIETAALNEQELAEYCRRKGLYPEQIQRWREAAAGGNDDTQRLSPAERRELQAERKKTRRLEKELRRKDKALAEAAALLVLQKKGPGHLGGRRGRLIMPEDRQMAIDLIADACAAGARQARACAVLGIDVRTLRRWQSQQRDERRLVDRRREAAADRVPANKLSREERERILAVCNAPAYQSLPPSQIVPRLADEGEYLASESTFYRVLREDGQQNRRGRAQAPRQVSKPQGFKAEGPNQVYSWDITYLAAATRGAFYRLYLVEDIFSRKIVGWEVHEDEKAAHASVLIRKTCLAEGIREAGLVLHSDNGGPMKGATMLATLQRLGVVPSFSRPSVSDDNPFSESLFRTLKYTPAYPNKPFANLAAAREWVHRFVQWYNEEHRHSNIRYVTPGQRHRGEDTAILAARKRLYEDAKRSRPERWSGETRNWTPINEVWLNPPRDQVSEGTAKKKVA; this is encoded by the exons ATGGCGCGTTACAGCGATGAGTTCAAGGAGCAGGTGGTCCGCAAGATGATGCCGCCGGCTGCCCAGTCGGTGGCCCAGGTGCACCGGGAGACGGGCATTTCGGAGCCGACCCTTTATGCTTGGCGTAATCGTTTCCGAGCAGAGGGCCAAGTGGTGCCGGCAGATCCATCGAATCCAGAGAGCTGGAGTGGTGAGAACAAGCTGGCGGTCGTGATCGAGACGGCCGCACTGAACGAGCAGGAGTTGGCCGAATACTGCCGGCGCAAGGGCTTGTACCCGGAGCAGATCCAGCGTTGGCGGGAAGCGGCCGCGGGCGGCAATGACGACACGCAGCGATTGAGCCCGGCGGAGCGGCGCGAGCTGCAGGCCGAGCGCAAGAAGACCCGCCGGCTGGAGAAGGAACTGCGACGCAAGGACAAAGCGCTGGCAGAGGCGGCGGCCTTACTGGTACTGCAAAAAAAAG GCCCAGGCCATCTGGGGGGACGACGGGGACGACTGATCATGCCGGAAGACCGTCAGATGGCCATTGACCTGATTGCTGACGCCTGTGCGGCCGGGGCCCGGCAGGCACGTGCCTGCGCGGTCCTCGGGATCGACGTGCGCACACTGCGTCGCTGGCAAAGCCAGCAGCGTGATGAACGGCGTCTGGTCGATCGGCGACGCGAGGCAGCGGCGGATCGGGTGCCGGCCAACAAGCTCTCGCGCGAGGAGCGTGAGCGGATCCTGGCCGTGTGTAACGCGCCCGCCTACCAGAGCCTGCCGCCGTCGCAGATCGTGCCGCGGCTGGCCGATGAAGGCGAATACCTGGCCTCGGAGTCGACCTTCTACCGCGTCTTGCGCGAGGACGGTCAGCAAAACCGGCGCGGCCGGGCGCAAGCGCCCCGCCAGGTATCGAAGCCACAGGGTTTCAAGGCCGAGGGACCCAACCAGGTTTACTCGTGGGACATCACCTACTTGGCCGCAGCGACCCGGGGGGCCTTCTACCGGCTCTACCTGGTGGAGGACATCTTCAGTCGCAAGATCGTCGGCTGGGAAGTGCACGAGGACGAGAAGGCCGCGCATGCCAGCGTCCTGATTCGCAAGACCTGTCTGGCCGAGGGCATCCGTGAAGCCGGCCTGGTGCTGCACTCGGACAACGGAGGCCCGATGAAGGGCGCGACCATGCTGGCGACCTTGCAGCGGCTCGGCGTCGTGCCGTCCTTCAGTCGGCCGTCGGTCAGTGATGACAACCCGTTTTCGGAGAGTCTGTTTCGGACGCTGAAGTACACACCGGCTTATCCGAACAAGCCTTTTGCGAATCTGGCCGCGGCCCGCGAGTGGGTCCATCGCTTCGTGCAGTGGTACAACGAGGAGCACCGCCACAGCAACATTCGGTACGTCACACCGGGTCAACGGCACCGTGGCGAAGATACCGCCATTCTGGCGGCCAGGAAGCGGCTCTACGAGGACGCCAAGCGATCGCGGCCGGAACGCTGGTCAGGTGAGACTCGGAACTGGACGCCGATCAATGAGGTCTGGCTGAACCCGCCGCGGGACCAGGTATCAGAAGGCACCGCGAAAAAGAAAGTCGCGTGA